The archaeon genome includes the window CAGGATGTTCTTCCTCGCGATCGCAGACGGCTCGCTTGCCGGTGGCGGGAGGGGCGGAGGGTTTGGAGAGAGGAAGGTCGCGAGAGTGTCCGCCTACGCGGGCGTAGCGGGGTCTTGGTCAAAGCTTTACGATACCGAGGACGGAGAGAAGGCGTCGCTCTTCGAGATACCCTACTATGTCTCCCGCATCCCAATCACCCTCGCCGACGGCGCCGAGTCGATGGGGTATGGCGTCGTCGAGCCCGAGCTAGTGAAGAAGATGTCCGATTTGGCAGGAATCGGTTCGCCACCTTGAAATACGGTTGGGGCTGCTCTGGCCGACCGAGATGAAGGTCCTCATCACTGGGGCCTCAGGCATGGTGGGCAGGAACCTCGTCTCGTACTTCGAATCAAAGGGCGTCCATGCACTCCCTACCGACCTGTCAGGGTGGGATACCTCCGGCGACCTTCTCGACAAAGAGTTCGTGTTCAACCGTCTTGGTTCGATGGAGTTCGACGCCATCATCCATCTGGCCGCGATAACCGAGATCAAGAAGACCATCGAGGAACCTCGGCTGTGCTTCGAAGTTAACTGCGTCGGCACCCTCAACATGCTCGAGCTTGCGCACAGGAAGAAGGTGAACCGGTTCCTCTGCGCCTCTAGCGCCAACGTCTTCGGGGCTCCCAAGGCCAACCCAGTGACTGAGGATTCCCCCTTCGACCCGCGTGTCCCCTACGACTACTCCAAGGTGATCTGCGAGAGTCTGGCCTCAAGCTTCCACAAGACGAAGGGGCTCCCGGTCGCCGTGACAAGGAGCTGGTTGCTCTTTGGCGAATACGACCAGCCCAGCCGGGCCACGATCCGGTTCATCAGGGCCTGCCTGAAGGACGAGCCGCTCACGCTCTTCAACGAGGGCAAGGACACGACCTCTCCTACCCACGCCCTGAACTTCGCCAAGCTCGCTCTCACCATACTGACCGAAGAGAAAGCCATCGGCCAGGCCTTCAACTTCGGCGGTGAGAGACCCGTGACCATCAGGGAGCTCGCCGAGACCGTCAAAGAGCTGACAGCCTCAAAGTCCAAACTGGTCCTTGCCCCACCGAGAAGCGACTTGGAGAAGGACCCCCAAGTGAGCTACCCTTCCCTTGCGAAAGTCGAGAAGCTTCTTGGGTACTCTCCCGAGCTCACTCTTGAGGCTGGACTCGAGCGGACTATCGAGTGGGTCAGAAAGCAGACCTGAGTCTACCCTAGCATAGGAAGGAGCAGTATCAGGCCGCCCGCCCCTATGAAGCCGACCGCCACCGCCCTCTCGAACCAGGCGGCACCCCTGACCACGACCTTCTCGAGCCCGATCACTCCCGCGAGCGCAGCCATGTACGGAAGGCTCATCGCTCCCACTGCGAGCATGACGAGCATGAAGGTCCAGCAGCACGACACGCAATAGAATCCATGAGTGATTCCCATCCGGAGGCTCCCGGACAGGCCCCTGCGCAGGTGGACTGTGAAGAACGTCAGC containing:
- a CDS encoding NAD-dependent epimerase/dehydratase family protein — translated: MKVLITGASGMVGRNLVSYFESKGVHALPTDLSGWDTSGDLLDKEFVFNRLGSMEFDAIIHLAAITEIKKTIEEPRLCFEVNCVGTLNMLELAHRKKVNRFLCASSANVFGAPKANPVTEDSPFDPRVPYDYSKVICESLASSFHKTKGLPVAVTRSWLLFGEYDQPSRATIRFIRACLKDEPLTLFNEGKDTTSPTHALNFAKLALTILTEEKAIGQAFNFGGERPVTIRELAETVKELTASKSKLVLAPPRSDLEKDPQVSYPSLAKVEKLLGYSPELTLEAGLERTIEWVRKQT